One window from the genome of Haloprofundus halobius encodes:
- a CDS encoding histidine kinase N-terminal 7TM domain-containing protein, whose protein sequence is MSALSQLYVVVLATVGIGSTAALLAWRERPEPGATPLVAMLVGQSWWSVFFAFELEATTLAAKTFWSDVQWVGVVVIPVAWVLFAMEYTGRDQYVRLKYVALLSVVPVVTLVLAATGGSHDLLYTGSELVERNDVVMLRRDGGPWYWVTASYTYLLGLVGSVPLLEYVRSETSQFRGQSVALLVGTVAPWASNALFLYGAVPVPGLDPTPVAFAVSGVAYLGALSRFRLLGTSPAPNHRARRLVFERMQDAAIVVDSHDYVVDMNESATEMLGTTPREILGRPAREVLPKYDGVPDDGVASEYVTVDGRSGQRHYDVTVTQVNDFHGRNVGRIVSYHNVDEHLRHQQRLEVLNRVLRHNIRNETNVIYGYADLVADEGGTDVERAEIIKERAISIAEMGEKARQIIDIFEQVRRESQSVPLDKLVSKRVADADEEFSEVRVRAGSLPDGVRVNAVLGPAVSNLVENAAEHNTDADPLVEVDATVTDGWVRVVVADNGPGISAHERVVLERGTETALEHGSGLGLWLVVWAVGIADGTVEFEENDPTGSVVTVEVPTVSTTSETPRESETDPGRAEASESAPVGE, encoded by the coding sequence GTGAGCGCACTCAGTCAGCTGTACGTCGTGGTACTCGCCACCGTCGGTATCGGGTCGACCGCGGCGCTACTCGCGTGGCGCGAACGGCCCGAACCGGGAGCGACGCCTCTGGTCGCGATGCTCGTCGGACAGAGCTGGTGGTCGGTGTTCTTCGCGTTCGAACTGGAGGCGACGACGCTCGCCGCCAAGACGTTCTGGTCCGACGTCCAGTGGGTGGGCGTCGTCGTCATCCCCGTCGCCTGGGTGCTGTTCGCGATGGAGTACACCGGCCGCGACCAGTACGTTCGGCTCAAGTACGTCGCGCTTCTCTCGGTCGTTCCCGTCGTCACGCTGGTGTTGGCGGCGACAGGTGGCTCCCACGACCTTCTCTACACCGGGTCGGAACTCGTCGAACGAAACGACGTCGTGATGCTGCGACGAGACGGCGGCCCGTGGTACTGGGTGACCGCCAGTTACACGTACCTGCTCGGCTTGGTCGGCTCCGTTCCGCTGCTCGAATACGTCCGAAGCGAAACGTCACAGTTCCGCGGACAGAGCGTCGCGCTCTTGGTCGGCACCGTCGCGCCGTGGGCGAGCAACGCCCTCTTTCTGTACGGAGCGGTGCCCGTGCCCGGCTTGGACCCGACGCCCGTCGCGTTCGCCGTCTCCGGCGTCGCCTATCTCGGCGCACTCTCCCGGTTTCGCCTGCTCGGAACCAGTCCCGCGCCCAACCATCGCGCGCGACGACTCGTCTTCGAGCGCATGCAGGACGCCGCCATCGTGGTCGACAGCCACGACTACGTCGTCGACATGAACGAGAGCGCGACGGAGATGCTCGGAACGACGCCCAGAGAGATACTGGGTCGACCCGCCCGCGAGGTACTCCCGAAATACGACGGCGTCCCGGACGACGGCGTGGCGTCCGAGTACGTCACCGTCGACGGTCGAAGCGGACAGCGACACTACGACGTCACCGTGACACAGGTCAACGACTTTCACGGCCGGAACGTCGGTCGAATCGTCTCGTACCACAACGTCGACGAACACCTGCGCCACCAGCAACGATTGGAGGTTCTCAACCGGGTGCTCCGACACAACATCCGCAACGAGACGAACGTCATCTACGGCTACGCCGACCTCGTCGCCGACGAGGGCGGCACCGATGTCGAACGCGCCGAAATCATCAAGGAGCGGGCTATATCCATCGCGGAGATGGGCGAGAAAGCCAGACAGATCATCGACATCTTCGAGCAGGTACGTCGGGAATCACAGTCGGTCCCGCTCGACAAACTCGTCTCGAAACGCGTCGCCGACGCCGACGAGGAGTTCTCGGAAGTTCGGGTGCGCGCCGGTTCGCTGCCCGACGGCGTCCGCGTGAACGCGGTTCTCGGACCGGCCGTCTCGAACCTCGTCGAGAACGCCGCCGAGCACAACACCGACGCCGACCCGCTCGTCGAGGTGGACGCGACCGTTACCGACGGCTGGGTTCGCGTCGTCGTCGCCGACAACGGTCCGGGTATCAGCGCCCACGAGCGGGTGGTGCTCGAACGCGGAACGGAGACGGCGCTCGAACACGGCAGCGGCCTCGGGCTCTGGCTGGTCGTCTGGGCGGTCGGTATCGCCGACGGAACCGTCGAGTTCGAGGAGAACGACCCGACGGGGTCGGTCGTCACCGTCGAGGTCCCGACGGTTTCGACGACGAGCGAGACACCGCGGGAGTCGGAGACAGACCCGGGTCGAGCGGAGGCGAGCGAATCCGCACCCGTCGGCGAGTGA
- a CDS encoding DJ-1/PfpI family protein, with amino-acid sequence MRIDIVLYDGFDELDAVGPYEVFSTAAAFGAEFDVQLVTVDDREQVTASHGLRVGVDDVLSGADTADRPDLVVVPGGGWNDRSEAGARTEAERGAIPEAVAELHAAGTTVASVCTGGMLLATAGLTNRRPAVTHGGALDDLRESGAEVVDARFVDDGDVLTAGGVTSGIDLGLHLVEREAGAEIADRVAAELEYERRETPYRG; translated from the coding sequence ATGCGCATAGACATCGTCCTCTACGACGGCTTCGACGAACTCGACGCCGTCGGCCCGTACGAGGTGTTCTCGACCGCCGCGGCGTTCGGCGCGGAGTTCGACGTGCAACTCGTGACGGTCGACGACCGCGAGCAGGTCACCGCCAGCCACGGCCTCCGCGTCGGCGTCGACGACGTTCTCTCTGGGGCCGACACAGCGGACCGACCGGACCTCGTCGTCGTCCCCGGTGGCGGATGGAACGACCGAAGCGAGGCCGGAGCGCGAACGGAGGCCGAGCGCGGCGCGATTCCCGAAGCCGTCGCCGAACTCCACGCCGCCGGTACGACCGTCGCGTCGGTCTGCACCGGTGGAATGCTGTTGGCGACGGCCGGACTCACTAACCGACGACCGGCGGTGACTCACGGCGGCGCACTCGACGACTTACGCGAGTCGGGTGCGGAAGTCGTCGACGCCCGCTTCGTGGACGACGGCGACGTACTCACCGCGGGCGGCGTCACCTCGGGTATCGACCTCGGCCTCCACCTGGTCGAACGCGAGGCGGGTGCGGAGATAGCCGACCGAGTCGCCGCCGAACTGGAGTACGAGCGTCGGGAGACGCCATACCGGGGGTGA
- a CDS encoding superoxide dismutase produces MTTYELPDLPYDYDALEPSIDARIMELHHDKHHQGYVDGANAALDKLEQMRSDGDYGDIKGVERNLAFNLSGHVNHTIFWENMSPDGGGEPGGELADALDEHFGGFDQFKDHFSAAAKGVEGSGWGFLAYDHVADKPIVTMAENHQNQTPQGVTPLLVLDVWEHAYYLQYENGRGDYVDNFWDVVDWDDVAERYDQAQSASLITA; encoded by the coding sequence ATGACGACTTACGAACTCCCCGACCTTCCGTACGACTACGACGCGCTCGAACCGTCCATCGACGCGCGCATCATGGAACTGCACCACGACAAACACCACCAGGGCTACGTCGACGGCGCAAACGCTGCGCTCGACAAACTGGAACAGATGCGGAGCGACGGCGACTACGGCGACATCAAAGGCGTCGAGCGCAACCTCGCGTTCAACCTCTCGGGACACGTCAACCACACGATCTTCTGGGAGAACATGTCCCCCGACGGCGGCGGCGAACCCGGCGGCGAACTCGCCGACGCCCTCGACGAACACTTCGGCGGCTTCGACCAGTTCAAAGACCACTTCTCGGCGGCCGCGAAGGGCGTCGAAGGCTCCGGTTGGGGTTTCCTCGCCTACGACCACGTCGCGGACAAACCCATCGTGACGATGGCCGAAAACCACCAGAATCAGACCCCGCAGGGCGTGACGCCGCTTCTGGTGCTCGACGTCTGGGAGCACGCGTACTACCTCCAGTACGAGAACGGACGCGGCGACTACGTCGACAACTTCTGGGACGTCGTCGACTGGGACGACGTCGCCGAGCGCTACGACCAGGCGCAGTCGGCGAGTCTCATCACCGCATAG
- the sod gene encoding superoxide dismutase produces the protein MSYELDPLPYDYDALEPHISEQVLTWHHDTHHQGYVNGWNSAEETLAENREAGEFGSSGSALRNVTHNGCGHILHDLFWQNMSPEGGSEPDGDLADRIEQDFGSYDAWKGEFEAAAKNASGWALLVYDTFSNQLRNVVVDKHDQGALWGSHPILALDVWEHSYYYDYGPARGDFIDAFFEVVDWDEPSARYDQAVELFE, from the coding sequence ATGAGCTACGAACTCGACCCACTCCCGTACGACTACGACGCACTCGAACCCCACATCTCCGAACAGGTGCTCACCTGGCATCACGACACCCACCATCAAGGCTACGTCAACGGGTGGAACTCCGCCGAGGAGACGCTCGCGGAGAACCGCGAAGCCGGCGAGTTCGGCTCCTCGGGCAGCGCGCTCCGCAACGTCACCCACAACGGCTGCGGCCACATCCTTCACGACCTGTTCTGGCAGAACATGTCCCCGGAGGGTGGCTCCGAACCCGACGGTGACCTCGCAGACCGCATCGAACAGGACTTCGGTTCCTACGACGCCTGGAAGGGCGAGTTCGAGGCCGCCGCGAAGAACGCCTCCGGCTGGGCGCTGCTCGTCTACGACACGTTCTCGAACCAACTTCGGAACGTCGTCGTCGACAAGCACGATCAGGGTGCACTCTGGGGCTCGCACCCGATTCTCGCACTCGACGTCTGGGAGCACTCCTACTACTACGACTACGGCCCGGCGCGCGGGGACTTCATCGACGCGTTCTTCGAGGTCGTCGACTGGGACGAACCCAGCGCGCGTTACGACCAGGCCGTCGAACTGTTCGAGTAA
- a CDS encoding DUF7522 family protein, with protein MSDATERLLAAIRRFSGESLRDVWLFDQWAHEQLYVRSDVENDLSALDVDALVDNERYGYVTRATYESLFADEYAYTVRGFEHTEQFRTFLADCDHRVGVFAGFDRRSGGHDFTRLHEDIVAAVEETPIEEFMPSTSD; from the coding sequence ATGAGCGACGCGACAGAGCGACTCCTCGCGGCTATTCGGCGGTTCAGCGGCGAGTCGCTCCGCGACGTGTGGCTGTTCGACCAGTGGGCACACGAACAGCTGTACGTCCGATCGGACGTCGAGAACGACCTCTCGGCGCTCGACGTCGACGCGCTCGTCGATAACGAGCGCTACGGCTACGTCACGCGTGCCACCTACGAATCGCTGTTCGCCGACGAGTACGCCTACACCGTTCGTGGGTTCGAACACACCGAACAGTTCCGGACGTTCCTCGCCGACTGCGACCACCGCGTCGGCGTCTTCGCCGGCTTCGACCGCCGAAGCGGTGGTCACGACTTCACGCGACTCCACGAGGACATCGTCGCCGCCGTCGAGGAGACGCCCATCGAGGAGTTCATGCCGAGTACGAGCGACTAA
- a CDS encoding DUF5827 family protein yields the protein MPRPKSEFEELFPCDFYTPEELLDADQMYTVYEIARLLQGLDADAEIDEGIEDILLDWAIPWIMRHSEEMVVAEPPTDEEPGYYGLRDDGSGEENGDD from the coding sequence ATGCCGCGACCGAAATCGGAGTTCGAAGAGCTGTTTCCGTGCGACTTCTACACGCCCGAGGAACTGCTGGACGCCGACCAGATGTACACCGTCTACGAGATCGCGCGCTTGCTCCAGGGGCTCGACGCCGACGCGGAAATCGACGAGGGTATCGAGGACATCCTGCTCGACTGGGCGATTCCGTGGATCATGCGCCATTCCGAGGAGATGGTCGTTGCCGAACCGCCGACCGACGAGGAGCCCGGCTACTACGGGCTTCGAGACGACGGAAGCGGCGAGGAGAACGGAGACGACTGA
- a CDS encoding ATPase produces the protein MRLLVAGGDRVDAGKTTFSVGLLASLRREGLAPVGFKPRAGNDYWFDHDDYHEAVDAGRLYGKDARKLAAASAGDVDPETINPVHRLWRPTPGKAGLLGESGRTFLVDRLTGERGPEYVVNADAEAEGLLPGSATESLPLDAAVRVSSVPAFNEVMRERYVPAAERLARRITATETSVVESYADIAVPVSNVAFDAVAVVEPGRACVYDGKRYLKAREVASGGPREGRLEEYVEDVVEMLEPLATVELRALGSEARGDPEQVANAYADAYDALVATVQN, from the coding sequence ATGCGACTGCTCGTCGCCGGTGGCGACCGCGTCGACGCCGGAAAGACGACGTTTTCAGTTGGCTTGCTCGCCTCGCTGCGTCGCGAGGGACTCGCACCCGTCGGGTTCAAGCCACGCGCGGGCAACGACTACTGGTTCGACCACGACGACTACCACGAAGCCGTCGACGCCGGACGACTGTACGGGAAGGACGCGCGTAAACTGGCGGCGGCGAGCGCGGGCGACGTCGACCCCGAAACCATCAATCCAGTCCACCGCCTCTGGCGACCGACGCCCGGCAAAGCAGGGTTGCTAGGCGAGAGTGGACGAACGTTTCTCGTCGACCGGCTGACCGGCGAGCGTGGCCCCGAGTACGTCGTCAACGCCGACGCCGAGGCGGAGGGCCTCCTCCCCGGTTCGGCCACCGAATCGCTGCCGCTCGACGCCGCGGTTCGCGTCTCGTCGGTTCCCGCGTTCAACGAGGTGATGCGTGAGCGGTACGTTCCGGCCGCCGAGCGTCTCGCTCGGCGCATCACCGCGACTGAGACGAGTGTCGTCGAGTCGTACGCCGATATCGCGGTGCCGGTCTCGAATGTGGCGTTCGACGCCGTCGCGGTCGTGGAACCGGGACGAGCGTGCGTCTACGACGGCAAGCGCTATCTCAAAGCCCGCGAGGTCGCCAGCGGCGGACCGCGCGAGGGGCGACTCGAAGAGTACGTCGAGGACGTCGTCGAGATGCTAGAACCGCTGGCGACGGTGGAGTTGCGGGCGCTCGGGAGCGAGGCTCGTGGGGACCCAGAGCAGGTCGCCAACGCGTACGCCGACGCGTACGATGCGCTCGTCGCTACGGTACAGAACTGA
- a CDS encoding MBL fold metallo-hydrolase: MIRNLARGVSAFTSNAFLVDGERTVLVDTGANFDIVPKIHEQVDELDAVVLTHTHPDHVGNIDAVRDVFDAETWGFDLDQPAVDNAIEDESTLRIGDDEYVVLHTPGHKNDHLCLYSESATTLFAGDLVFQNGGFGRTDLPEGDRELLIRSIDRLRSVVDDSLSAMHVGHGPSVVDSPYDHIEMAARAARLG; this comes from the coding sequence ATGATTCGGAACCTCGCACGGGGCGTCTCCGCCTTCACGAGCAACGCGTTTCTCGTCGACGGCGAACGAACCGTCCTCGTCGACACCGGCGCGAACTTCGATATCGTCCCGAAGATTCACGAGCAGGTCGACGAGCTCGATGCCGTCGTCCTCACCCACACCCACCCGGACCACGTCGGCAATATCGACGCCGTCCGCGACGTCTTCGACGCGGAGACGTGGGGGTTCGACCTCGACCAACCGGCCGTCGACAACGCTATCGAGGACGAATCGACGCTGAGAATCGGCGACGACGAGTACGTTGTCCTCCACACGCCCGGGCACAAGAACGACCACCTCTGTCTCTACAGCGAGAGTGCAACGACGCTGTTTGCGGGCGACCTCGTCTTCCAGAACGGCGGATTCGGACGCACCGACCTCCCCGAAGGCGACCGAGAACTGTTGATCCGGAGCATCGACCGACTGCGTTCCGTCGTCGACGACTCGCTCTCGGCGATGCACGTCGGTCACGGTCCGAGCGTCGTCGACTCGCCGTACGACCACATCGAGATGGCCGCTCGCGCCGCGAGACTCGGATAA
- the thyX gene encoding FAD-dependent thymidylate synthase codes for MDVRLLEATPNPEKLVCKGARNDYSAGFVGSQSFEETMETVDGDSQREKMETLIGHLLSHGHFGPFEHPQATFAIEGVSRSCMAQITRHRHVSFDVQSMRYVSFDDVDPEDVAAGEMVVTPPSASDPYWVGRNQKTGAVDEETVEKRKEVFRESVSRSVADYQELLDLGMPPEDARFVLPIGTEVNIVMSMNVRMLMHVADMRAAADAQWEIRELTESVLELAEEWCPITFAHYNEKMRNRKNRLAP; via the coding sequence ATGGACGTACGCCTGCTCGAAGCCACGCCGAACCCCGAGAAGCTCGTCTGCAAGGGCGCGAGAAACGACTACTCCGCCGGATTCGTCGGTAGTCAGTCGTTCGAGGAGACGATGGAGACCGTCGACGGCGACAGCCAGCGGGAGAAGATGGAGACGCTCATCGGTCATCTGCTCAGCCACGGCCACTTCGGGCCGTTCGAACATCCGCAAGCCACGTTCGCCATCGAGGGCGTCAGTCGGTCCTGCATGGCCCAAATTACGCGGCATCGACACGTCAGCTTCGACGTGCAGTCGATGCGCTACGTCTCCTTCGACGACGTTGATCCCGAGGATGTCGCCGCGGGCGAGATGGTCGTCACACCGCCGTCGGCGTCGGATCCCTACTGGGTCGGCCGCAACCAGAAGACCGGCGCGGTCGACGAGGAAACCGTCGAGAAGCGAAAGGAGGTGTTCCGCGAGTCGGTCAGTCGCTCGGTCGCCGACTACCAGGAACTGCTGGATCTCGGGATGCCGCCGGAGGACGCTCGGTTCGTGCTTCCGATCGGCACGGAGGTCAACATCGTGATGTCGATGAACGTCCGGATGCTGATGCACGTCGCCGACATGCGCGCCGCCGCCGACGCGCAGTGGGAGATTCGGGAACTCACCGAGTCGGTGCTGGAGCTCGCCGAGGAGTGGTGTCCCATCACGTTCGCCCACTACAACGAGAAGATGCGCAACCGGAAGAACCGCCTCGCACCGTAA
- a CDS encoding dihydrofolate reductase produces MEFSLIAAIAANGVIGVDGDMPWHYPEDLQHFKETTTGHPVVMGRRTYESIARQLGGPLPGRTNIVLSRGEMDLPEGAVQADSIDAALAAAREAVGENGTENRHGGDDENDETVFVVGGATVYEQFLPHADRLVLTEIHEAFEGDTEFPTFDRDAWTEVEREERDEFDFVEYRRRGP; encoded by the coding sequence ATGGAATTCTCGCTCATCGCCGCCATCGCCGCCAACGGCGTCATCGGGGTCGACGGCGACATGCCGTGGCACTACCCCGAGGACCTCCAGCATTTCAAGGAGACGACGACCGGCCACCCCGTCGTCATGGGACGGCGGACGTACGAGAGTATCGCGCGCCAACTCGGCGGGCCGCTGCCGGGGCGGACGAACATCGTGCTGAGCAGGGGCGAGATGGACCTCCCCGAGGGTGCGGTTCAGGCGGACTCGATAGACGCCGCGCTGGCAGCGGCCCGCGAGGCCGTCGGCGAAAACGGTACCGAGAACCGACACGGCGGCGACGACGAGAACGACGAGACCGTCTTCGTCGTCGGCGGGGCGACGGTGTACGAACAGTTCCTCCCGCACGCCGACCGTCTCGTGTTGACCGAGATTCACGAGGCGTTCGAGGGCGACACCGAGTTCCCGACGTTCGACCGCGACGCGTGGACCGAGGTCGAGCGTGAGGAACGCGACGAGTTCGACTTCGTCGAGTATCGACGGCGTGGCCCGTAA
- the psmA gene encoding archaeal proteasome endopeptidase complex subunit alpha, which produces MNNSNQQAYDRGTSLYSPDGRIYQVEYAREAVKRGAPVVGIRAADGVVLAARTRSSSSLMVTESIEKLHKVDDHIGAASAGHVADARRLIDYARREAQVNRLRYGEPAGVEGLTKEVTDFIQENTQRGGTRPFGAALLVAGVDNSGPRLFETDPSGTPHEWKAVAIGGESASIREYLEEAYDPEMSVDDAVSLAVEALLEGAKDDEISAESVSLSTVDDEGHRTFDTDEIATVIDGIDTSSDDE; this is translated from the coding sequence ATGAACAACTCGAATCAGCAAGCGTACGACCGAGGCACTTCGCTGTACTCCCCGGACGGACGCATCTATCAGGTCGAATACGCGCGCGAAGCGGTTAAACGCGGCGCGCCCGTGGTCGGAATCCGCGCGGCGGACGGCGTCGTCCTCGCCGCGCGGACCCGTTCGAGTTCGTCGCTGATGGTCACCGAGAGCATCGAGAAACTCCACAAGGTCGACGACCATATCGGCGCGGCGAGCGCCGGTCACGTCGCCGACGCCCGACGGCTGATCGACTACGCCCGACGTGAGGCACAGGTCAACCGCCTCCGCTACGGCGAACCGGCGGGCGTGGAGGGACTCACGAAGGAAGTCACCGACTTCATTCAGGAGAACACCCAGCGTGGCGGCACGCGCCCCTTCGGCGCGGCGCTGCTCGTCGCCGGCGTCGACAACAGCGGCCCGCGCCTGTTCGAGACCGACCCCTCGGGGACGCCCCACGAGTGGAAGGCCGTCGCCATCGGCGGCGAGAGCGCGAGCATCCGCGAGTACCTCGAAGAGGCGTACGACCCCGAGATGAGCGTCGACGACGCCGTGAGTCTCGCCGTCGAGGCGCTGCTCGAAGGCGCGAAAGACGACGAGATCAGCGCCGAGAGCGTCAGCCTCTCGACGGTCGACGACGAGGGACACCGTACCTTCGACACCGACGAGATAGCCACCGTCATCGACGGAATCGACACCAGTAGCGACGACGAGTAA
- a CDS encoding MOSC domain-containing protein: MATLRRIFVYPIKSLDAKSVDTATIVENGGLDGDRQFALFDAQGRYVNGKRNRDTHRLRSTVDFERETVRLDPPEGEARTFSLDGDELTDWLSTSFGEPVSLGRERAGGFPDDTDASGPTIISTATIRELASWYPGIGAESMRRRLRPNLEVDGVPPFWEDRLFAGRDEVVAFTVGDDESGEKVTFEGVNPCQRCVVPSRDPDTGEEYGGFRERFVEKRRETMPEWSGGDWFDHHFRVMVNTRVDEADWGETLSVGDEVAIEETKSV, translated from the coding sequence ATGGCGACGCTTCGTCGAATCTTCGTCTATCCGATAAAGTCGCTCGATGCGAAATCGGTCGACACCGCGACCATCGTCGAAAACGGTGGCCTCGACGGCGACCGGCAGTTCGCGCTGTTCGACGCCCAGGGTCGATACGTCAACGGCAAACGCAATCGCGACACGCACCGCCTCCGTTCGACAGTCGATTTCGAGCGCGAAACCGTGCGCCTCGACCCACCCGAGGGCGAGGCGCGGACGTTTTCGCTCGACGGCGACGAACTCACGGACTGGCTGTCGACGTCCTTCGGCGAACCCGTCTCGCTCGGACGCGAGCGCGCCGGTGGCTTCCCCGACGACACCGACGCCTCGGGACCGACGATTATCTCGACGGCGACGATTCGCGAACTTGCCTCGTGGTATCCCGGTATCGGCGCCGAGAGCATGCGTCGCCGCCTGCGGCCGAACCTCGAAGTCGACGGCGTGCCCCCGTTCTGGGAGGACCGCCTCTTCGCGGGCCGAGACGAAGTCGTGGCGTTCACCGTCGGCGACGACGAATCGGGGGAGAAAGTCACTTTCGAGGGCGTCAACCCGTGTCAGCGCTGCGTCGTCCCCTCCCGCGACCCCGACACCGGCGAGGAGTACGGCGGGTTCCGCGAGCGGTTCGTCGAGAAGCGCCGCGAGACGATGCCCGAGTGGAGCGGCGGCGACTGGTTCGACCACCACTTCCGGGTGATGGTCAACACCCGCGTCGACGAGGCCGACTGGGGAGAGACGCTCTCGGTCGGCGACGAGGTAGCGATAGAGGAAACGAAGTCGGTCTGA
- a CDS encoding SDR family oxidoreductase → MADELSGRTALVTGASSGIGAATARKLATEGANVALSARREERLTELADELEADYGVETLVVTADVRDEEAVESVVADTVDRFGKLDIAVVNAGLGRGSGVDISTEEYRTMMDTNVDGAFFTTRAVIPHLRETTGNLVYVGSFAGKFPRPFNPVYAATKWWLRGYAHSVEAAVGDDGVGVSVVNPTEVRTEFGSEDDRAFEDRFDPGEVTEPEEIADAIVFAAKQTNSTVSELDLYRRDKFSEW, encoded by the coding sequence ATGGCAGACGAACTCTCCGGCCGAACCGCGCTCGTGACGGGCGCGAGTTCCGGAATCGGCGCGGCGACGGCACGGAAACTGGCGACCGAAGGCGCGAACGTCGCGCTCTCGGCACGCCGCGAGGAACGACTCACGGAACTCGCCGACGAACTCGAAGCCGACTACGGCGTCGAGACGCTCGTCGTTACGGCGGACGTCCGCGACGAGGAGGCGGTCGAATCCGTCGTCGCCGACACCGTCGACCGATTCGGGAAACTCGACATCGCCGTCGTCAACGCGGGCCTGGGTCGCGGTTCCGGCGTCGATATCTCCACCGAGGAGTATCGGACGATGATGGACACGAACGTCGACGGCGCCTTCTTCACCACGCGCGCGGTGATTCCGCATCTCCGCGAGACGACCGGGAACCTCGTCTACGTCGGCAGCTTCGCCGGGAAGTTCCCGCGTCCGTTCAACCCCGTCTATGCCGCGACGAAGTGGTGGCTCCGCGGCTATGCCCACAGTGTCGAGGCGGCCGTCGGCGACGACGGTGTGGGTGTCAGCGTCGTCAATCCCACGGAGGTCAGAACCGAGTTCGGGTCGGAGGACGACCGGGCGTTCGAGGACCGGTTCGACCCCGGCGAGGTGACCGAACCCGAGGAGATCGCCGACGCCATCGTCTTCGCCGCGAAACAGACGAACTCCACGGTGAGCGAACTCGACCTCTACCGGCGGGACAAGTTCTCAGAGTGGTAG